In the Muricauda sp. MAR_2010_75 genome, one interval contains:
- a CDS encoding helix-turn-helix domain-containing protein, translated as MQVICVQEEAFYALFEKVIEHIESNRQDKTEKWIDGEEAMSILKIKSTTTLQKLRDEGKIRFSQPQKKIILYDRDSITEYIEKHARETF; from the coding sequence ATGCAAGTAATCTGTGTCCAAGAGGAAGCTTTTTATGCCCTGTTCGAAAAGGTGATCGAACACATTGAATCCAATAGGCAGGACAAGACGGAGAAATGGATCGACGGGGAGGAGGCCATGTCCATCCTAAAGATAAAATCCACCACTACCCTTCAAAAATTGAGGGATGAGGGGAAGATTAGGTTCTCCCAACCCCAAAAGAAGATTATACTTTACGACAGGGACTCCATAACCGAATATATCGAGAAACATGCCAGAGAAACCTTTTAG
- a CDS encoding DUF423 domain-containing protein yields the protein MGTIFLTQLMGAIYGLLAVIFGAFGAHALKKKLTPELLHSFETGVKYQMYHAIVLLVLGFNLGFDQPLDSAIAHCFIFGTLLFSFSIYALCLSAAKGEKLKFLGPITPIGGLLLVVGWALLFYSFIGSLL from the coding sequence ATGGGAACTATATTTTTAACACAGCTTATGGGAGCCATTTACGGTTTGTTGGCCGTTATTTTTGGTGCTTTTGGTGCACATGCCTTAAAAAAGAAGTTGACCCCTGAACTGCTCCATAGTTTTGAGACAGGGGTCAAATATCAAATGTACCATGCCATTGTATTGTTGGTTCTGGGCTTTAACCTCGGTTTTGACCAACCTTTGGATTCGGCCATTGCCCATTGCTTTATTTTTGGGACACTTTTGTTTTCCTTTAGCATTTACGCTTTGTGCTTAAGTGCAGCCAAAGGGGAAAAACTTAAGTTCTTGGGACCCATTACTCCAATTGGAGGACTACTCTTGGTTGTTGGATGGGCCTTGTTGTTCTATTCGTTTATTGGTTCATTGCTCTGA
- the rseP gene encoding RIP metalloprotease RseP: MSPILIQTIQFFLSLSLLIVLHELGHFIPAKIFKTRVEKFYLFFDVKFSLFKKKIGETVYGIGWLPLGGYVKISGMIDESMDTEQMKEEPKPWEFRSKPAWQRLIIMLGGVTVNFVLAVIIYIGMAYAYGDQYIPMDSLRDGVWVTEKEIGDELGIQTGDKILAVDGNEIESFDNVFVELINGNNITIERDGQQIEKEIPIDFIATLLEDEDKIRFLSFRVPFVVNKIPKSSHNKTAGFQRKDEFLSINGTEAIYRDQVMDLLEANKGNDVDVVVKREDGSRANVMAKVNDEGKLGLEVGGYTMQDLQEDGFFEIKTQKYSFMEAIPAGINKGVTTLSSYVKQLKKIFNPQTGAYKGVGGFAAIGSMFPGTWNWAAFWSTTALISIILAFMNILPIPALDGGHVMFLLYEMITGRKPSDKFLEYAQMIGFFLLIALLLFANGNDLYKWLFK; this comes from the coding sequence ATGAGTCCCATATTGATACAGACTATACAATTCTTTTTAAGCCTATCCTTGCTCATTGTTCTGCACGAGCTGGGGCATTTTATTCCAGCAAAGATCTTTAAGACAAGGGTTGAAAAATTCTATTTGTTCTTTGATGTAAAATTTTCCCTTTTCAAAAAGAAAATAGGGGAGACCGTATATGGAATTGGATGGTTGCCTCTGGGAGGTTATGTAAAGATTTCCGGGATGATCGATGAGAGCATGGATACCGAACAGATGAAAGAAGAGCCCAAGCCTTGGGAATTCCGGAGCAAACCGGCCTGGCAACGACTGATCATTATGTTGGGAGGGGTAACCGTAAATTTTGTTCTGGCCGTTATCATTTATATCGGGATGGCCTATGCCTATGGTGATCAGTACATTCCCATGGACAGTTTGCGTGATGGTGTTTGGGTGACCGAAAAGGAAATTGGTGATGAGCTGGGCATACAGACAGGAGATAAGATACTGGCCGTTGATGGCAATGAAATTGAATCTTTCGACAATGTTTTTGTGGAACTCATCAATGGAAACAACATTACTATTGAACGTGATGGCCAACAAATTGAAAAGGAAATCCCAATTGATTTCATTGCCACCTTGCTGGAAGATGAGGATAAGATTCGATTTTTGAGCTTTAGGGTACCTTTTGTGGTAAACAAAATTCCCAAAAGCTCCCACAACAAAACAGCAGGATTTCAACGCAAGGATGAGTTTCTCTCCATAAACGGCACAGAGGCCATCTATAGGGATCAAGTGATGGACCTTTTGGAAGCAAATAAGGGTAATGACGTTGATGTGGTCGTAAAGCGTGAAGATGGATCCCGAGCCAATGTAATGGCCAAAGTGAATGATGAAGGAAAATTGGGCTTGGAAGTAGGGGGGTATACCATGCAAGACCTTCAAGAGGATGGTTTTTTTGAAATCAAGACCCAAAAATATTCCTTTATGGAGGCCATTCCCGCAGGGATAAATAAGGGAGTGACCACCTTGTCTAGCTACGTGAAGCAGCTTAAAAAGATTTTTAATCCGCAGACGGGAGCCTATAAAGGCGTTGGTGGTTTTGCCGCGATTGGAAGTATGTTTCCCGGTACTTGGAATTGGGCCGCTTTTTGGTCCACAACTGCGTTGATCTCCATTATTTTGGCCTTTATGAACATTTTGCCCATCCCTGCTTTGGATGGAGGACATGTGATGTTCTTGCTCTACGAAATGATCACCGGACGCAAACCAAGCGATAAGTTTTTGGAGTATGCCCAGATGATCGGGTTCTTTTTATTGATTGCGTTGTTGTTGTTTGCCAATGGCAACGATTTGTATAAATGGCTTTTTAAATAG
- a CDS encoding DUF2141 domain-containing protein, protein MKMSFFGILLLPLSLFAQNTILVHVKNVDSASGHVKVAVYDSDETFLSFDGVLKTGTAPAHEGIVTMQIVDIPIGEYALAVFHDENGNGKLDTNWLGIPKEKVAFSRAKMKTFGPPRYKECAFRVTSDYEISINL, encoded by the coding sequence ATGAAAATGAGTTTTTTCGGGATTTTGTTGTTGCCCTTGTCCCTTTTCGCACAGAATACAATTTTAGTACATGTCAAGAATGTAGATTCTGCAAGTGGACATGTAAAAGTGGCCGTTTACGATTCGGATGAAACTTTTTTGTCTTTTGATGGAGTCCTGAAAACAGGAACAGCCCCGGCCCATGAAGGTATAGTCACCATGCAAATAGTGGATATACCAATTGGGGAATATGCTTTGGCCGTATTCCATGACGAAAACGGAAATGGCAAATTGGATACCAATTGGCTGGGCATTCCAAAGGAAAAAGTAGCTTTTTCCCGGGCGAAGATGAAAACTTTTGGCCCGCCCAGATATAAAGAGTGTGCCTTTCGGGTAACCTCGGATTATGAGATCAGTATTAATCTTTAA
- a CDS encoding FeoA domain-containing protein produces MATVADLVYGQKGIIKDFSEHVLPIKLLELGCLPGNSVELVQIAPLKDPIYINLSGSHIAIRRSLAQLIELDIVEDTSSL; encoded by the coding sequence GTGGCAACGGTAGCGGATTTGGTATACGGACAAAAGGGAATCATAAAGGATTTTTCGGAACACGTTCTTCCCATAAAACTGTTGGAACTGGGTTGTTTGCCCGGCAACAGCGTTGAACTGGTTCAAATTGCCCCACTAAAAGATCCCATTTACATCAATTTAAGCGGAAGTCACATTGCCATTAGACGATCTTTGGCGCAACTTATTGAGCTGGACATTGTTGAAGACACCTCTAGCCTATGA
- the feoB gene encoding ferrous iron transport protein B has product MSKNINVALVGNPNTGKTSVFNQLTGLKQKVGNYPGITVEKKEGICKLPRGVKAHILDLPGTYSLNTTSLDESVVVELLLNKNDKDYPDVAVVISDVENLKRNLLLFTQIKDLRIPTILVINMSDRMSRKGISIDIEAMQQKLDTKIALVSTRKEVGINRIKELIADYKNLSTAPNVNTSRIAPEYFDRLQKTFPKEDLYKLWLVITQDVNFMPIEKKQIEDATSFFTKSKEELKKLQHKETVLRYQFINNTLKETYKVDIMAAKGLRASIDKILTHKIFGYVIFFAILLLIFQAIFEWSSYPMDFIDEQFANASEWIKGTLPPGVFTDLLAEGILAGIGGIVIFIPQIAFLFLFISLLEESGYMSRVVFLMDRLMRPFGLSGKSVVPLISGNACAIPAIMATRTIENWKERLITILVTPFTTCSARLPVYLILIALVIPEGSLLGLSYQALTLMLLYLIGFGMALFSAMVLNKILKIKSRSLFMVEMPTYRLPLIKNVAYTVLEKTKSFVFGAGKIILAISIVLWFLGSNGYSDDFRNAERIVTERIEEQGLTTYSKNYIQNHVNSYVQDAESENRDINSRQVQDSIQAITSDLTERAMAQEIASYKLEHSYIGQAGKAFEPLVRPLGYDWKIGIAVLTSFAAREVFVGTLATIYSVGSDEEETIKNRMAAELDASGRPLFNLASGISLMLFYAFAMQCMSTLAIVKRETNSWKWPMLQLAFMSVFAYLVALAAYQILS; this is encoded by the coding sequence ATGAGTAAAAACATAAACGTTGCCCTGGTCGGTAATCCCAATACAGGAAAAACCTCAGTTTTCAATCAATTGACCGGCCTAAAACAAAAGGTGGGCAATTACCCCGGTATTACTGTTGAAAAAAAGGAAGGTATCTGCAAATTGCCCAGAGGGGTTAAGGCCCATATTCTTGATCTTCCTGGCACGTACAGTCTCAATACCACCTCATTGGACGAAAGTGTCGTAGTAGAATTGCTCCTGAACAAAAATGATAAGGATTATCCTGATGTTGCCGTGGTCATCAGTGATGTGGAAAACCTAAAAAGGAACCTCCTCCTTTTTACGCAGATCAAAGACCTTCGCATACCCACCATTTTGGTCATCAATATGTCCGATCGTATGTCGCGCAAGGGCATCTCCATAGATATTGAGGCCATGCAGCAAAAACTCGATACCAAAATTGCATTGGTCAGTACCCGAAAAGAAGTCGGCATAAATCGTATCAAAGAACTCATAGCTGACTACAAAAATCTGTCCACCGCCCCCAACGTAAATACGTCAAGAATCGCTCCTGAGTATTTTGACCGATTACAAAAAACCTTTCCAAAGGAAGATCTCTACAAATTATGGTTGGTCATCACCCAAGATGTTAACTTTATGCCCATAGAGAAAAAACAGATTGAGGATGCCACTTCCTTTTTCACCAAATCCAAAGAAGAACTTAAAAAACTACAGCATAAAGAAACGGTGTTGCGCTATCAGTTCATCAACAACACCTTAAAGGAAACCTACAAGGTTGACATAATGGCCGCCAAAGGCCTACGTGCATCCATAGACAAGATTCTTACCCATAAAATATTTGGATATGTGATTTTCTTCGCTATCCTACTGCTTATTTTTCAGGCCATTTTTGAGTGGAGTTCCTATCCCATGGATTTTATTGATGAACAGTTTGCCAATGCCAGTGAATGGATCAAGGGCACATTGCCGCCTGGGGTTTTCACTGATCTTTTGGCCGAAGGAATCCTTGCCGGTATCGGAGGCATTGTGATCTTTATCCCTCAAATTGCCTTTTTGTTCCTGTTCATCTCGCTGTTGGAAGAATCCGGATACATGAGCCGGGTGGTATTTTTAATGGATAGATTGATGCGTCCCTTTGGATTGAGTGGAAAAAGTGTTGTCCCCTTAATATCTGGAAATGCATGTGCTATACCTGCTATAATGGCCACCAGAACCATAGAAAATTGGAAGGAAAGGCTCATCACCATTTTGGTGACACCTTTTACAACATGCTCGGCACGGTTGCCCGTTTATTTGATCTTGATTGCCCTTGTTATCCCGGAAGGCTCTTTATTAGGGTTGAGTTATCAAGCATTGACCTTGATGCTTTTGTATCTCATTGGATTTGGAATGGCACTTTTTTCGGCTATGGTCCTCAATAAGATATTGAAGATTAAAAGTCGGTCTCTTTTTATGGTGGAAATGCCCACCTACCGATTGCCACTCATCAAGAATGTGGCTTATACTGTTCTGGAAAAGACCAAAAGTTTTGTGTTCGGAGCGGGTAAGATCATTTTGGCGATTTCCATTGTACTTTGGTTTTTGGGCTCCAACGGATATTCTGATGATTTCAGGAATGCAGAGCGCATTGTTACAGAACGGATTGAGGAGCAAGGCTTGACCACCTACAGTAAAAATTATATTCAGAACCACGTCAATTCTTATGTACAAGACGCGGAATCAGAAAACAGGGATATAAACTCCAGACAAGTACAAGATTCCATTCAGGCCATTACTAGCGATTTAACGGAAAGGGCAATGGCCCAAGAGATTGCCAGTTATAAATTGGAACATTCCTATATTGGACAGGCCGGAAAAGCATTTGAGCCCTTGGTAAGACCCTTGGGTTACGACTGGAAAATTGGCATTGCCGTCCTCACCTCTTTTGCAGCCCGAGAAGTCTTTGTGGGAACTTTGGCCACTATCTACAGCGTAGGCAGCGATGAGGAGGAGACCATAAAAAATAGAATGGCCGCAGAATTGGATGCCTCTGGAAGACCATTGTTCAATCTCGCCTCTGGAATCTCTTTGATGCTGTTTTATGCCTTTGCCATGCAATGTATGAGCACCTTGGCCATAGTAAAACGGGAGACCAATTCTTGGAAATGGCCCATGTTACAACTGGCATTTATGAGTGTTTTTGCGTACCTTGTAGCTTTAGCTGCTTATCAAATCCTTAGCTAA
- a CDS encoding serine hydrolase, which produces MKKLAVLFLIWFSLLCCKRDTVQELIEPRVDIVKIDAMVDHLIFDKDIPGASVGISIKDSIVYRKGFGFTDTTKVEQIHPKSIFPIASITKLITAIGILKLQEEGRLSIEHPITQYFPELPKSYSKIKIKNLLNHTSGLTLMTELADSLRQYKGIDIRNEKIFDYLTPQRMNSPPNEVWAYNNTPGYLLLSLLIERVVQMDYGGFLHNYFSVPLGLKNFGLCSSGQFSNGYSLTFLMDNPMARYLDGSKIFEQLKGQGGICASAERFVGHYDSFAKWRAHI; this is translated from the coding sequence ATGAAAAAATTAGCTGTTCTTTTTTTGATCTGGTTTTCATTGTTGTGCTGTAAACGAGACACGGTACAGGAATTGATCGAGCCTAGGGTCGACATAGTAAAAATAGATGCCATGGTCGATCATTTGATTTTCGACAAGGACATTCCCGGGGCATCCGTCGGGATATCGATAAAGGACAGCATCGTCTATCGTAAAGGATTTGGATTTACGGACACGACCAAGGTTGAACAAATACATCCAAAGTCCATCTTTCCCATAGCATCCATAACAAAACTTATTACCGCAATCGGAATTTTGAAGTTACAGGAAGAAGGCAGGCTCTCGATAGAACATCCGATCACCCAGTATTTTCCTGAGCTTCCCAAATCGTATTCAAAAATCAAGATCAAGAACCTGCTCAACCATACTTCCGGGCTGACCTTGATGACCGAACTTGCCGATAGTTTGCGACAATACAAAGGGATTGATATACGCAATGAAAAAATATTTGACTATTTGACCCCCCAAAGAATGAATTCCCCACCCAATGAGGTTTGGGCCTATAATAACACTCCAGGATATCTGTTGCTATCCTTGCTTATTGAAAGGGTTGTCCAAATGGATTATGGTGGGTTCCTGCACAACTATTTTTCTGTTCCACTTGGGCTCAAAAATTTCGGGCTTTGCTCGTCAGGACAGTTCAGCAATGGATACAGCCTTACGTTTCTTATGGACAATCCCATGGCCAGGTACCTGGATGGCTCAAAAATCTTTGAACAGTTGAAGGGACAAGGGGGAATCTGTGCCTCGGCGGAAAGATTTGTTGGCCATTATGATAGCTTTGCAAAATGGAGAGCTCATATCTAA
- a CDS encoding SDR family NAD(P)-dependent oxidoreductase — MDFTNKNVLITGASRGIGKAAAIAFAQKGAKVGLNYRSNDEAAELTLKELSGEGHQLFKRDISHKEETQALINDFVKAYDHLDVLVNNAGISIFHEIDSVDFDHWTEAWEKTFETNLFAAANLCYWTAKTMMKTGGGHIVNVSSRGAFRGEPTKPAYGASKAALNSMSQSLAKKLAPHNIYVGVVAPGFTETEMAAKTLTPEERENLLRESPFKRMAQPEEVAHAILFLASDGAAYSSGTIIDVNGASYLRS; from the coding sequence ATGGATTTTACCAATAAAAATGTTTTGATCACAGGAGCTTCCCGTGGCATTGGAAAGGCGGCCGCCATTGCTTTTGCACAAAAAGGGGCCAAAGTGGGCCTTAATTACAGAAGCAATGATGAAGCTGCCGAACTCACTTTAAAAGAATTGTCTGGAGAAGGACATCAACTTTTTAAACGGGACATTTCCCATAAAGAAGAAACCCAAGCCTTGATTAACGACTTTGTTAAAGCCTATGACCATCTGGATGTATTGGTAAACAATGCAGGGATTTCCATTTTTCACGAGATTGATTCGGTGGATTTTGACCATTGGACCGAGGCATGGGAAAAGACCTTTGAGACCAACCTATTTGCAGCGGCCAACCTTTGTTACTGGACGGCCAAAACCATGATGAAAACAGGGGGTGGACATATTGTAAATGTTTCCTCTCGGGGTGCTTTCCGAGGTGAACCCACCAAACCTGCGTATGGAGCCAGCAAAGCTGCCCTCAATTCCATGAGTCAGTCTTTGGCCAAAAAATTGGCGCCGCACAATATCTATGTGGGAGTCGTGGCCCCTGGATTTACCGAAACGGAAATGGCAGCCAAAACCCTTACCCCTGAAGAACGTGAAAACCTGCTTCGTGAATCTCCTTTTAAGCGAATGGCCCAACCTGAGGAAGTGGCACACGCCATTTTATTTTTAGCATCGGATGGAGCGGCCTACTCTTCTGGGACCATCATTGATGTGAATGGCGCATCATACCTAAGAAGTTAG
- a CDS encoding SCO family protein — MKTFFAKYKLFGIVLLCLSAVIIYLFYNALQPKKMLPVYQPSMVDPTLVDSTLHYKKKYHRIADFKFTNQNGKTITQDDYKDKIYVADFFFTTCPTICPIMTKNMAKVQDAILDDDEVLLLSHSVTPVIDSVPQLKKYALEKGVIDSKWNLVTGDKKQIYEMARKSYLAVKTDGDGGPYDMIHTENFILVDKERRIRGFYDGTDPEEINKLLEDLKILKDSYTE; from the coding sequence GTGAAAACGTTTTTTGCCAAATACAAGCTTTTTGGAATTGTCTTACTGTGTTTATCAGCTGTAATCATCTATTTGTTCTACAATGCCCTGCAACCCAAAAAGATGCTTCCAGTGTACCAGCCTTCCATGGTAGACCCCACTTTGGTGGACAGTACGCTGCACTATAAAAAGAAATATCACCGTATTGCGGATTTCAAATTCACCAACCAAAACGGGAAAACCATCACGCAGGACGATTATAAGGACAAAATTTATGTGGCCGATTTCTTCTTTACCACTTGCCCCACCATATGTCCTATTATGACCAAAAACATGGCAAAGGTACAAGATGCCATTTTAGACGACGATGAAGTCCTTTTGCTCTCCCATTCAGTTACCCCAGTAATAGATTCCGTGCCTCAATTAAAAAAATATGCATTGGAAAAAGGGGTCATCGACAGCAAATGGAACTTGGTGACGGGTGATAAAAAACAGATTTATGAAATGGCAAGAAAGTCGTATCTGGCCGTTAAAACCGATGGAGACGGTGGTCCATACGACATGATCCATACCGAGAATTTCATTTTGGTGGACAAAGAACGAAGGATCAGGGGGTTTTACGATGGCACCGATCCCGAAGAAATCAATAAATTGTTGGAAGACCTCAAAATCCTTAAGGACAGTTATACGGAATAG
- a CDS encoding S9 family peptidase translates to MRKQFLLLLLGTIFQFTLAQKKEFSYLDIFDLQYVSDPQISPNGDWVVYQRMGFDIMKDGSAGNLWLIKTDGSQNQKLTSREVNENNPRWSPSGDRIAFTSSTDEGSEIYMYWVGTGKVARLTQLPFSPSSLTWSTDGKQLAFSMNVPQAPPVIAKIPAKPKGAKWEEAPRITDRLYHEADGRGYITPGFNHIFVVPANGGAPRQVTSGDWHHRGTLSWAKDGSKIYFSANRVEDWEYRFRNSEIYSVEVESGNIEALTDRNGPNQEPQVSPDGKYIAYVSFEDKVQTFQTRQLHIMNVDGSNQHVISQGLDRSVSDIQWNSKSDGVYVYYDDKGNGKVGLISLDGKAAKLVDNVGGTTLGRPYSGGSYSVSSDGSIAYTQTRPEYPADLAILKSKSKNPNRITSLNNALLNYRDLGKVEEIWYKSSVDGRDIQGWVVYPPNYDPNKKYPFMVENHGGPIANYGDRFSIEMQLYASAGYIVFYPNPRGSTSYGEEFANLLYNNYPGEDYNDVMDGVDFCIQKGIAHEDQLFVTGGSAGGIMSAWIIGKNNRFEAAVVAKPVMNWISKTLTADNYFYYAENRYPGQPWENFEGYWKFSPISLVGNVQTPTMVMVGMNDLRTPPSEAKQLYHALKLRKIETVLVEIPGAGHGIANKPSNLMTKVAHTIAWFDKFRTDKENE, encoded by the coding sequence ATGCGCAAACAATTTCTTTTACTACTCCTTGGAACAATATTTCAGTTCACTTTAGCACAAAAAAAGGAATTTTCCTATCTAGATATTTTTGATCTTCAATATGTTTCGGACCCTCAGATTTCTCCCAATGGCGATTGGGTGGTGTATCAAAGAATGGGTTTTGATATCATGAAAGATGGCTCTGCAGGCAACCTTTGGTTGATCAAAACTGATGGCAGTCAAAACCAAAAACTTACCAGCAGGGAAGTAAATGAAAACAATCCAAGATGGTCTCCAAGCGGAGACCGCATTGCCTTTACCAGTAGTACGGATGAAGGCTCTGAAATTTATATGTATTGGGTGGGCACCGGCAAGGTGGCCAGACTGACACAACTGCCGTTCAGTCCAAGTTCCTTGACGTGGTCAACAGACGGAAAGCAATTGGCTTTCTCGATGAATGTGCCACAAGCCCCACCTGTTATTGCCAAAATTCCAGCAAAACCCAAAGGCGCAAAATGGGAAGAAGCACCACGAATTACCGATCGTTTGTATCATGAAGCAGATGGGCGTGGATATATTACCCCCGGATTCAACCATATTTTTGTGGTTCCGGCAAATGGCGGAGCTCCACGTCAGGTTACTTCGGGAGATTGGCATCACCGAGGCACTTTGTCATGGGCCAAGGATGGCTCAAAAATCTATTTTTCGGCCAATAGGGTGGAGGATTGGGAATACCGTTTCAGAAACAGTGAGATTTATTCCGTGGAAGTGGAATCGGGAAACATTGAAGCCTTGACGGACCGCAATGGTCCCAATCAGGAACCGCAGGTTTCACCAGATGGGAAATATATTGCTTATGTAAGTTTTGAAGATAAGGTACAAACCTTTCAAACACGTCAATTACATATCATGAATGTGGATGGAAGCAATCAACATGTCATTTCTCAAGGGTTGGATAGATCAGTTTCAGACATTCAATGGAACTCTAAAAGCGATGGCGTGTATGTGTATTATGATGATAAAGGAAATGGGAAGGTTGGACTGATTTCCCTAGATGGAAAAGCCGCAAAACTCGTAGATAATGTGGGAGGCACTACTTTGGGCAGGCCATATTCTGGAGGTTCATACAGTGTTTCAAGCGATGGCAGTATTGCCTATACCCAAACGCGACCTGAATATCCGGCAGATTTGGCCATCCTAAAATCAAAATCCAAGAATCCAAACAGAATCACCAGTCTGAACAATGCACTGCTCAATTACAGGGATTTAGGCAAAGTAGAGGAGATTTGGTACAAATCTTCTGTGGATGGACGCGATATTCAGGGATGGGTCGTCTATCCGCCCAATTATGATCCGAACAAAAAATATCCCTTTATGGTAGAAAACCATGGAGGCCCCATAGCCAATTATGGTGACCGATTTTCCATTGAAATGCAGTTGTATGCATCGGCGGGATATATTGTCTTCTATCCAAATCCAAGGGGGAGTACCAGTTACGGTGAGGAGTTTGCCAACTTGCTGTACAACAATTACCCGGGAGAGGATTATAACGACGTAATGGATGGGGTGGATTTTTGCATCCAAAAAGGGATTGCCCATGAAGACCAACTTTTTGTGACCGGAGGTAGTGCTGGTGGAATTATGTCGGCTTGGATTATTGGAAAGAACAACCGTTTTGAGGCCGCCGTAGTAGCCAAACCTGTTATGAACTGGATCAGTAAAACCTTGACGGCGGACAATTATTTTTACTATGCCGAAAACCGATATCCAGGGCAACCTTGGGAAAATTTTGAAGGGTATTGGAAATTTTCACCCATTTCCCTCGTTGGTAATGTACAGACCCCAACCATGGTGATGGTGGGCATGAACGATTTGCGGACACCTCCCAGTGAGGCCAAACAGTTATATCATGCCCTAAAGCTTCGGAAAATTGAAACTGTTTTGGTTGAGATTCCCGGCGCGGGCCATGGTATCGCCAACAAACCAAGCAACCTAATGACCAAAGTGGCCCATACCATTGCTTGGTTCGATAAGTTTAGAACCGATAAAGAAAATGAATAA